agcaGAAAAGCAAGcttacagtttttatttttttaataattaataaaagtaaattttcaagtACAGCTGACATTAGTATTACGAAAATTTCGATGTTACAAAAcgtgttttatatttatatcattgCCTGCAAAATATCACTCAAATTGATTCGTATTCTGAGCGTCCTTCGTCATTGTCTCcttgtgtattattttttttttgcaagtgcaataaataatattgaagtaaacttgtttattgttttaacaGCTACACAAATACTTAGTGTGCTGCTTTATCTTTCGAGCGTACCATGGACGTTATTCAGTTATAATCGTTGCATACGTGCCGCGCAaccaaataaaaacaagttaagCTATTGGTATATGGCGCCTCATCTCTGCTGGCACTTTTGTATTTCACGTGAGTAAAATAaggaaatattaattaaattaaaaaaaaaaaactgatatgaaatttttattgtagtttcgCGCATCTTATGCATTGCTTTTGTGGCTGTGCTCTTTCCCATCTGGACAATAGTTGCATGCATTTTGCACGCCGTCATATTGGGATTCGTCACATACATAGTGGAACGTCCGGAATTCTCCAGCATAATTTTCTTTCACAATTTTCTCTTTTGCATCGCACTAGGTTTCGTTTacatattcatttacattccaGTCAAGGAGGCACCAACTAGATACAAATATGCATTGTACTATCTAATTTGTTCGATAGAAAATATCATATGTATACGATTATTCATATATTATCCACCAAAAAATCTTTTAGATTCTACTAGTCTTTTCTATGCAATTTGTATTTCAGCTTTTGTCTTTTATTATGTCGGCATTTGTTGTATGCTCACTTACTACGTCAATTATCATCCAAAtgtaaaaacaagaagaaacaaAAATACCAATGGCTAA
The sequence above is drawn from the Bactrocera oleae isolate idBacOlea1 chromosome 5, idBacOlea1, whole genome shotgun sequence genome and encodes:
- the LOC106614391 gene encoding XK-related protein 4 isoform X2, producing the protein MASTDNLFTLLEWIKLTHSRCILNSTLPQCMETEADGTFGDEVDTEAHVWKNKTVSYLEIGLTVISILMRVVAVLLNVKLAVDYYQQGEESYCIWTVVCVIVPMCVTALIYATIHWNTLIYSLKCKHAELQGNRDEQSDYYKRTAKEESDVALIRLFECFMETAPQKILQISIILMQENQITATQILSVLLYLSSVPWTLFSYNRCIRAAQPNKNKLSYWYMAPHLCWHFCISLSRILCIAFVAVLFPIWTIVACILHAVILGFVTYIVERPEFSSIIFFHNFLFCIALGFVYIFIYIPVKEAPTRYKYALYYLICSIENIICIRLFIYYPPKNLLDSTSLFYAICISAFVFYYVGICCMLTYYVNYHPNVKTRRNKNTNG